AGGGGTGTTGCGTGATTGTCTATATGTAAGTGATGTAAGGTGCTATGCTCACTTCGAATTATGGGTACTCAAAGATTATAACGATGACAAGTTTTCTTGGACAAAAGAGGTTATAATTGACAACTTTTCTGTCGACATTTGGCCTAGGGGTTTGTATCGGCCAATAAAGTATCTTGACAATGGAGATCTGTTAATATTCCACCCTAGTAATGCATTGGTGTGTTATAACCCAAAAGAAGAAAGCTTTCGTTATTTCAAGATAGGTGAAGCTGATTCAGAGTTTGATATGATTCCTCACATTCCTAATCTAATCCGGATGAAAGATGTTATAAATCTAGAAGGATTGCAAGTAGAGATTCTCAATGTGAGGTAatattttatatacttttcGTTACATTTCTTTTCCTTATCAATCAATTTTAGTAGATCTGTTTGTGTAGATTTTTcgttatatttatttatgtttcagCTCTCTTATCCAACATTTTTCCGTaataaagtttaaattttttgtgaTGATATATTAACTTTGGTTTACATGTTATCTATTGATGAAGGGTaaatcttttgaagaaattattggttaaaatttgtaacaaaataaTTCTTATTAATGTGTAAAATTGTGATAATTTCTAACTATTGTATGTGATAATTTTTTAACTATTGTTtgtgataattttttatgtatgtaTGTGTGTATAAATATGTCATTCTAATATAAATTGTTTGAATATTTAGGGATGGTGGTGAGTGGTCACCTCAAAATTTGAAGGAGTACACAGAACTTGCGTTGGATGAAAAAAATGAGGATTTTATATCTGCTGCATTTTCTAAAATCATGGAATGGAATTGACATTTTCTATTGTCATCATAATTATGCTAGGGCCTTTTTCTATTGTCtcatttgttttaattttaatgtattttttagtAGCATGTTCTAATGAACTTTGTTATTAGCATTGTTGAAGCTGATATGGATTAAATTATATGATGTCTTATATatgcaatttatttatatatttgctcatgtcttctttttttttctttcttttctaatGTCATACTCATGTAAAATTGAGAATAAGAATAGCTTGAGAGTCTTACACTAGATAAGACATCTTCtgataaatatatttacaaGTGAAAGACATTTCACTTTACAAGTCGGTTTTTGGTTTTGTGGAATTTGGTTTTGTGGAAGTTGAACTAAATTCAATCCAAATTTGAACAATTACCAACAttgtataaaaattcaaaaatagtgaaaatgaaattataaaatatcattgatGTTTTTAAATTGTGAAGTGTTGAACATGATGAATTAATGTCAAACAGAGACAAGAAATTGTGAAGTTGACTGGTGTTTTTACCTTTTTGTTTGAAGGAGAAAATGGTTTGGTAATTTAGAGTTTGGTCGGAAAGTAATTATAGTTTGACCAATGGTTGTTTCAGtcaaggattaaactcaagtaCTTCCGATTGATTCAACTACTTGTGAACTTGTTTTCCTAatatttttcctttattttaattttttttttctgtcacTTCAAAACTTTCTGTTCATTTGGGACACATACATATAGTAATTAAAATGGCACAAAAAAAGTTTTCTAAACTAATAATTGTCCTAAGTGAATAAGAAGGATCAAAAGTGCAAGTATGAATGCATGGATTAATgaacttttaataaaaaataaaaataacttttttgcTTCAGTTACAAGCTATTCCATGCCTAGAATCAGGCCAATAAACAGTAAAAGATTTGATatattatactaaattaaagCATAGAAACTAGAAAGTAATTCTTTCCTTTAAAACAGAAATTAGAGATACCCTTAATTTAATCCACCACCCTAATATTTCTTGATATCATCATAGTTGATTGCTTCTATATATTGTTCAAGTACAAATTGTACAATCATACAAAGCATTATGGGGATGAACACAAGTTTAATGAGAGGAAAAGGTTAATATtgaatttgttttcctttcataaaattaaatacttatttttctactaattaaTAATGCTTTATTATCATTTTGATTTTGCATCATAGGATTGTCAACTTCCCAGATATTGAGTTTGGTAATGAACAAACTGTACAATCAATTTGTTGAGAAAGATATCAAAGAGTTTGAAACATTCCATGTTGCTATTCTTGATACCTTCAAGTAAGCATGTAATTCCAATGAAAATTTAATCTCCTCTTAATTTATTGCCTTTGAGTGATTAAGACTATTGTGGATTATGATATTATACGCTAATTTGACCGAATCCATAACTAGCTAATAGAAAAAATGTTTAATACTTGAAGAAACGTGATTGAGAGAAGAGATCCTACTAAAGATGGTTGGTCAGGTTCATCGATGTAGATTGGTCGTCATTAAAGTCGATGGATACTTCACAACTATAACGTTATAGAATTCAATATGGTTAAATGTATAACATGCAATCTCGCAATTTGATTTTTGCATTATCACCATAACaaagaattaatttttatgCAGCACTGTCAACATGGCTTTACCTGGGAAGCATTATGATGCACCATCATATAAGGATGTAAAGGTTAGTTATCTTCTCATACAATTTGTACTCAATTGCATGCATCTTGTGAAGCTTCATTAACAGTTCagatacttttaaattttagtttacGCTATATATAGTGTAAAACTGGTTTACACCAGGATGAAAAACCACAAACTTCTAAATAAGGGCGACCGGAAGCTCCCACGAAGTGAAGTCTTTGAAGGGTAAAAGTATGCAGCCTTAATTATCCTTAGTGAAGAAATATTCTCAAGATTTATGTTCAGACCTCAAATCTATTACCCGGTTTACACCAAAAAAATACCTCAAGTTTGGATATTATATGTAAACCATCATGTAGTCTCAATTCGCTAGCAATGTGGCTATTTGGTGTATCTGAGCAATAACCTCCAATTCGAGGCTAAGGAGCTAAAGGGTTTGTCAGCCCTCGTGCTGTGTCAATGTTCGGATTTCAAGTCCATTACAAGGCTTTTCTGAGGTTTTGTCCACTTTGTGTCTTATGTGTAACCTCGATTCTAAAACAATGTGTGATGTTTTAGTGTACCGGAACAATTTCATTCAAACTTAGCATAAACCAGTAAAATTTTCATCAACACACAATCACTTGCATGTTTTCAATCATGCAGGAAATTTTCAAACAATGGAAAGAATGCAATGAAGAATGCAGAAAGAAAATGTTCACAAACTTCATGAATAAGAATGTGAATCTAAACAAAGTAGATGAATCAATGATAATCACTGCAATAGTTGCACCACCAGCAGCAATGGTGGCCAAAAGAACAGGACAAACAACATTACCTCAACTAAAATTCATGAATGCAGTCCCTGATGTTGTTTTTGTTCCCTCAGCTACAGTTTTGGCTCTGATTGCTGTCAAAATCCTAAGGTTAATGTTCCTAGGAAACACCATAACATCAAAGGGTACAACAGATAACATTGTTGATCATGTAGTGCAACCCTCAAGTGTTGATAACATGATTCCTCCACCTGCACTTGAAACTACATTAGATCAACAAGACATGCTAAAGACATCATCAAATTCAGATGCAAAACAAGACATGATTAAAACTGCAACAGATGCACATCTACTCACAACTAAGGGAAATTATTGTGCCTTGTGTAAAAAAGTTCATGATTATTGATTGATCAACAGTTAGAGGCATATACAAGCATAAGCCTAAGATTAACAATAATGATACAGAATTGTCTAATTTCTCACTAGTGATATAGTTCATAATTGAAGGAAACAAAACTCATtcagtcaataaaaaaaaaatcaaattaattgaaGAAAATTTCATAATCTTAGTAGATGAAATAAGGAAATTTTAGAGtaatcaaagaaattaaaaatgatcCAATCAAGTTTTGTGCTCCAACTCTTACAATTGCGGTATTGGGACTAACTTATCTTACAAAACCGGCATGTTAGGTGAGAATTGCCTCTTAATTGTAAACCCTTATCCAAGTCATCTCacatccgatgtgagacttcttaacacacccctcacgcgcaacactattgggcttgttgcgtgaatataaatggtgggtaacctaacggatcttggagagactctaataccatcttagaattgggatATTGGACcgaactcatccttacaaaaccaacTTGTAAGATAAGGATTGACTCTTACTTATTACATCTGATGTGAGAGTTCTTAACACCAACTTAGTTCCAAAGAAAAGTGTGTTTAGATGAAAGTGTTCAAACACATCAATAATACTTACCAGGGAATGGAACCATTTTGCCTTTCGAAGCCTCTCAGAAGACGGTGGCGTTCACGCTCTGTTTCGCTCGATAGCTCTCCGTGTCTCTCACGCTCGCGTGGAGCTCTCCCTCGTCTCCTTCCTTCCCTTTTTTGCTTTCGATTTGTGTAAGCTTTTCCCTCCCTCCTTTTGCCTCGTCTGGATCCGGCGGAAAGAGTTTTGCCAGAAAACTTTCGATTTGTGTCAGGGCCGAATTGCAGGTATGCTTTTCCTTTGTCGTCTTTCCGTTTGTTTTGGCTATAAGTATCGGGTTCATTTTCGTTT
This genomic interval from Trifolium pratense cultivar HEN17-A07 linkage group LG6, ARS_RC_1.1, whole genome shotgun sequence contains the following:
- the LOC123890709 gene encoding uncharacterized protein LOC123890709, producing the protein MGMNTSLMRGKGLSTSQILSLVMNKLYNQFVEKDIKEFETFHVAILDTFNTVNMALPGKHYDAPSYKDVKEIFKQWKECNEECRKKMFTNFMNKNVNLNKVDESMIITAIVAPPAAMVAKRTGQTTLPQLKFMNAVPDVVFVPSATVLALIAVKILRLMFLGNTITSKGTTDNIVDHVVQPSSVDNMIPPPALETTLDQQDMLKTSSNSDAKQDMIKTATDAHLLTTKGNYCALCKKVHDY